From Falco cherrug isolate bFalChe1 chromosome 4, bFalChe1.pri, whole genome shotgun sequence, one genomic window encodes:
- the PTF1A gene encoding pancreas transcription factor 1 subunit alpha produces the protein METVLLEHFPGGLDSFSSPPYFDEEDFFPEPPPRDALAADGLLEPDVDFLSRQLQEYYRDGGDPESGYRCPAPAATFPPSPASPGFAYECCGAAGAALLSPGGRLQALGSAKRRRRVRSEAELQQLRQAANVRERRRMQSINDAFEGLRSHIPTLPYEKRLSKVDTLRLAIGYINFLSELVQSDLPLRSASSESPSQPKKIIICHRGTRSPSPSDPDYGLPPLAGHSLSWTDEKQLKEQNIIRTAKVWTPEDPRKVNNKPSLNDIENEPPFDFVA, from the exons ATGGAGAcggtgctgctggagcactTCCCCGGGGGGCTGGACTCCTTCTCCTCGCCCCCCTACTTCGACGAGGAGGACTTCTTCCCTGAGCCGCCCCCGCGGGACGCGCTGGCCGCCGACGGGCTGCTGGAGCCCGACGTGGACTTCCTCAGCCGGCAGCTTCAGGAGTACTACCGCGACGGCGGCGACCCCGAGAGCGGCTACCGCTGCCCGGCGCCGGCCGCCACCTTCCCGCCGTCGCCCGCCTCGCCCGGCTTCGCCTACGAGTGCTGCggagcggcgggcgcggcgctgCTGTCCCCCGGGGGGCGGCTCCAGGCGCTGGGCTCGGCcaagcggcggcggcgggtgcgCTCCGAGgcggagctgcagcagctccggCAGGCGGCCAACgtgcgggagcggcggcggaTGCAGTCCATCAACGACGCCTTCGAGGGGCTGCGCTCGCACATCCCCACCCTGCCCTACGAGAAGCGGCTCTCCAAGGTGGACACGCTGCGCCTGGCCATCGGCTACATCAACTTCCTCAGTGAACTGGTGCAGTCCGACCTGCCGCTGCGCAGCGCCAGCAGCGaaagccccagccagcccaAGAAAATAATCATCTGTCACCGCGGTACAA GATCTCCCTCCCCGAGCGACCCCGACTACGGACTCCCCCCTCTGGCCGGTCACTCGCTGTCGTGGACTGATGAAAAGCAACTCAAGGAACAAAACATCATCCGGACAGCCAAAGTGTGGACCCCCGAGGACCCGCGGAAGGTGAACAACAAACCCTCCCTCAACGACATCGAGAACGAGCCCCCCTTCGACTTCGTGGCGTGA